AAATGCAAAGACTATCATCCATCCCATAAATAGATAGATCAGAGTGGAGGTTGTCTGGAATCTGCCTGCAAATTTAATTTTAAATAAAATTCCCAGACTGGTTAAAGTCCATTGAATACCCAGGATTACCCACCCTGTAATACCTCCTAAGATCAGCAAAAATGGAGTATATGATCCGGATATAAGTACATAGATAGCAGAGTGATCTAATATTTTGAAAATTTTTTTATATTTTCCCACAGGAAGGATATGATATATTCCCGACATAAGATATAAAAATATAGCTGAAAGACCAAAAACAGTAAAACCTATAATTTGTTTTATCCCTCCCTCTTGTACAGCATGGATGATTAGAAAAGCCAGGCCGCTTATTGCCATCCCGGCTCCCAATAGGTGGGTTATGGAACTCACATATTCCTCTAATTTTAAATATGGATTAATAACTTTCATTCTGCCTCCTTTAAAATTTCAAAATAACACCTGTTTTTTATGTTTATATTTATA
This is a stretch of genomic DNA from Psychrilyobacter piezotolerans. It encodes these proteins:
- the trhA gene encoding PAQR family membrane homeostasis protein TrhA; translated protein: MKVINPYLKLEEYVSSITHLLGAGMAISGLAFLIIHAVQEGGIKQIIGFTVFGLSAIFLYLMSGIYHILPVGKYKKIFKILDHSAIYVLISGSYTPFLLILGGITGWVILGIQWTLTSLGILFKIKFAGRFQTTSTLIYLFMGWMIVFAFGNLRSSLNSVSLILLIAGGISYSVGAIFYSMKKVKYTHVIWHFFVIAGTTLHYLSVYHSI